TGAGGGAAACTCATGGAGGAATCGGTGATTTCACCAGGAAACATGGTCAAGGGGCCTCAGAAAGAGCTCAAAAAAGTACGAAGAACATCAAACTGGAAAAAGTACATGTGGGGGTATCTTTTTCTCGTTCCAGCTATCGTCATTTTTATCGTCTTTCTATGGGTTCCAATTTTCAAAGGGATCGTCTATAGCTTCTACAACGTCGATTTCGTAAAGGGCAACTCTTTTGTTGGATTGGATAACTATGCAAAAATATTTCATAACCCTGATTTATGGCTATCTGTTAAAAATACATTGTATTTTATGTTCCTTACGTTAGTCATCGGGTTCTGGGTGCCAATCGTGGCAGCGATAGCCATATCGGAGCTTAAGTTCTTCCAGGGCTTTGCTCGAATAGCCGCTTACTTGCCCTTCGTCGTTCCTGGCGTAGTGCTCTATGGCATGTGGAGATGGATGTACGATCCGGTCGGACCAATTAACGCCTTGCTTGGCTTGTTTGGCGTCGAGCCGATCTCGTTCATATCCGATGGACGCTTCTCGATGATCTCGATCGTCTTCATGGAGACATGGCAGCAGTTCGGTTCGGCAATGTTGATCTATCTGGCCGGGGTGCTGAGTATTCCGCGGGACTGGTACGAAGCAGCAGAAATTGACGGTGCCGGAGTTTGGAGTCGGATTAAATATATTACCCTCCCATCTATGCGCAGCTTGATTGTTCTGATGCTCATCCTGCAGGTTATCGGTACATCACAGGCTTACCAATCTCAATTGGCCTTGCTGGATGGCGGTCCGAACAAGGCTACGTTGACCTATGCGCTCTTCACGGTGAAATATGCTTTCACCCAGTTGGATTATGGGGCAGGCACAGCGCTAGGCGTACTAATGTTTATCGTCTTGGGTATCCTTGGCGTCATTCAATTCAAGATGAACAGGGAGGATTACTAATATGGAAAGAGGCATTCTGTCACCATCGGATTTGAAGAAGCCGGTGAATAAGATCGTCTATGGAATCATGGTTCTGGGTATTGCCATTATGGCCGTTACGATGCTATATCCCATTCTCATGACGATGTTCAACGGACTTAAGAGCAATCCTGAGATCAATACCTTTCCGCCGAAGTTCTTCCCGACAACCTGGCATTGGGAGAATTTCTCCAAAGGTTGGAACTACATTGCTTTACCGGTATTTTTGAAGAATACAGTGTTCATTTTTCTCGGGAATCTGCTCATGACGATTATGGTACTCGGTCTGGCAGCATTCAGCATATCGCGAATTCGCGTTCCGTATAGCCGGGTAATCTATTTCTTCATCCTGCTTACCTTGTTCATACCAGCAACAAGCTATATGATTCCTAACTTCGTGAATCTGAAGCAGCTCGGACTGCTCAACTCTTACTGGGCTTTCTGGCTGCCTGCGGGAGCGAATGCATACTACTTCCTGCTAATGAAGAATTTCTTCGACGGCATTCATCCGGAAATCTTTGAAGCGGCGCGGATTGACGGTGCTTCGGAGCTGACGAGCTATCTACGAATAGCTATTCCGTTGTCCGTCCCGATCTTTGCCACATTGTCGATCTTTATTTTCTCTACTGCATGGAACGACTGGTTCTGGCCATCGCTAGTTATGCATACGGAGGATAAATACACCTTGGCCACTGCGATATATAAGTATGTCATTAATGCGCGGAGCTTGGACAGCAGTATCAAGTTCTCGATTCTGTTCATGGTTATGATTCCGCCGATCTTCGTGTTTTTGGGATTCCAGAAGTTTATCGTGCGCAGCGTCAGCCTGACTGCCGTCAAAGGGTAAGCAGAGTAGAGATAACGTTTACATTTAGCGTAGGGCTGCACATGATCGCCATATGAATACACATCGTCCTCCTACCAGAAATCTTCTAATATAAAAATGTATCAGTTGACAACAATTATGGAAAAGGGGAGTTTCAATGCGTAAGTTCTCAGCAGTACTGATGTGCTTAATGCTGCTAGGTTCACTGCTCGCAGCGTGCGGCGGAAAGAACAATGCAAGCGACCAGGCTAATAACGGAGGAGCAAATACTCCAAGCAATACCGGTGGTACTAACACAGCGACCGATGAGCCGAAGGATGACATTACACAGAGGAAAGTAACGCTGAAAATTCACTATCCACTGCCGGATGAAACGACGCTTCGTGCGCAAGAAGACGATAAGATTGCCCGCTTCCAAGCGATGTATCCGAATGTCACGATTACTAAGGATGACTGGCAATACGATATTAACGAAATCGGCGTAAAAATGGCTTCCAACGAAGCCCCAACCTTCTACAACACTTGGGCTACGGAAGCGAACTTTCTGGTAGAACGCGGCTGGGTCGCTGATATTACGGACCTTTGGAACAATTGGGAGTACAAAGACGAGATTAACCCTGTAATACAAAATCAGTTCATCGTGGATGGCAAGGTATTTGGTATTACACAGAACGGTTACATTACCTCCACAGTAGTGAACAAGAAGATTTTGGACGATAAAGGAGCTGCCATTCCTGCCCTCGATTGGACTTGGGATGATATGTACAATACAGCCAAAGCGGTTGCCGATCCGAAGAAAGGGATCTCAGGCATTGCTCCAATGGGTAAAGGCAATGAAGCTGGATGGAACTGGACGAATTTCTTGTTTGAGGCCGGCGGGGATATCGAGAACAACGTAGATGGCAAAGTAACGGCTGTATTTAACACCGATGCAGGTGTCAAAGCCCTTGATTTTTATAAGAAGCTGAAATGGGAAGCTAATGCGATTCCGCAGGACTGGGCTCTCGGCTGGGGCGATGCAATAAGCTCGTTCCAACAAGGACGTACAGGAATGGTTATTGCTGGTGCATTTGACGTCGTTCAAGCTGCTCTGAACGAAGGTGGCATGAAGCCTGAGGATGTTCTCGTCTATCCGATGCCGGCTGCTGAGGCGGGCGGCAAACACTACGGAATTCTAGGCGGCAACTATCTGGTCATTAACCCGAACGCAACGAAGGATGAGCAAGAGATGGCTTTCCGCTATATTACGTTTGATTATTTCTCAGATGGCTCTTTGAAGGCTGTTGAAGATACGATTAATGCTCGCAAAGCAGAAGGCAAGTATTATGTTCCTACGCCACTTGAGTACTTCAAGGATGATTCCGAGTATGCAGGCAAGATCCAAGCGATTTATGACAAGTACGATAACGTGTACAAATACGATCCAAACCTGTTCTCCTTGCTGGAGGGCAAACCAGAAGCTCAATTCGGCACACAGGACTACTATGCAACGATGTCCAACGTAGTACAGGAATCGTTCTCGAAGAAGGATACGGATTCGAAGAAACAACTTGATGTGGCTGCACAGTACGTGCAGGAGAATTACTTTGATAAGATTGAAGCGAAATAATCAGATTAGTTAACAGTAAGAATGGTGTGCAATAACTGAGGCGTCCTTATTTAGGGGCGCCTCAGTTTGTTGTAATGACTGATGTCTTGACGATGGGGTGAAGTTTGGTGAGTAGACGGACGAGTGGTCGGTCATTTTCTAACGAAACGTCATAACGTTATTTGCTTAAAAACAAGCGTGTATCGAATTTAACGAAACACCATATCGTTATTTGGGCTAATTCTGGGCTTTGAGGGGTTATTTTTGCTAAATAGCGATACCCTGTTTCGTTACAATTTTTCAAGGCGTTTTTCGGCACGAATAGCGATACCACGTTTCGTTAGAATGGGCTGCTGCATCATAAAATAGCCCCCTACAGCCCAAGTAAAATACCTGAGCCGCAGAGGGCTAAAATGGATGATATCCTTTATTTGCCGGAGATTTCCTTGAAGGAAGCCTCAGCAGCCTCAAGTGTGAAGTCGATGTCTGCTTCGGTATGAGCCGTCGTCAGGAACCAGGCTTCAAATTTGGATGGAGCCAGATTAACACCGCGATTCAGCATAGCACGGAAGAAGGCGGCAAATGCTTCACCATCCGTATCTTGGGCCTCGTCATAGTTCGTTACCGGATGGTCACAGAAATGCGTTGAGAAGGAGCCGCGAATACGGTTGATGGTCAATGGCACTCCATGCCGTTTGGCGGACTCAGCCAGGCCATCAGTCAATTTCACAGTGAGGCGGTTCATTTCCTCATATACTTTAGGATCCTGCAGTACTTCGAGACAAGCGATACCTGCGGAGATGGAAGCCGGGTTGCCAGCCATCGTTCCGGCTTGATAAGCCGGGCCGAGCGGAGCGACCTTCTCCATGATCTCTTTGCTGCCGCCATAAGCTCCGATAGGCAGGCCACCGCCGATAATCTTGCCTAGTGCGGTCAGATCCGGCTTGATGGCATCGTGGTTATCTAGTCCCGCATAAGTCTGGGCGGAGCCGTAATGGAAACGGAAGGCCGTGATGACCTCATCGTATATAACGAGCGCGCCGTACTCATGTGTCAGCCGGCATACATCCTCTAGGAAGCCAGGCTTCGGCATGACCATCCCGAAGTTGCCGACGATGGGCTCGATCATGACAGCCGCTACGTCGTCGCCCCATTTCTCCAGTGCTTCCTGTAATCCGGTCGTATCGTTGAATGGAACGGTGATGACTTCATGGGCGATGCTTGTCGGGATACCAGCGCTGTCTGGAATACCAAGCGTGGATGGACCAGAGCCTGCAGCAACGAGCACAAGGTCGGAATGGCCATGATAGCAGCCGGCGAACTTGATAATCTTGTTTCGACCGGTATAGGCGCGGGCTACGCGAATTGTCGTCATAACGGCTTCTGTACCGGAATTGACGAAGCGGACCTTATCCATCGAAGGGATTGCTTCCTTCAGCATCACTGCAAGCTGGATTTCAAGCTCGGTAGGCGTACCATAAAGCGTTCCGTTAGCCGCTGCTTCAGTAATTGCCTTCGTGACATGCGGATGGGCATGTCCAGTAATAATTGGGCCATATGCGGCCAGGTAGTCGACATAACGGTTGCCATCGACGTCCCAGAAGTAGGCGCCTTCGGCCTTCTTCATAAAGACAGGCGCCCCGCCCCCAACCGCTTTGAACGAGCGGGAGGGGCTGTTGACGCCGCCTACGATATGTTGAAGTGCTTCTTCATATAGTACTTCGGATTGCTTCCTATTCATGATGAGTAACTCCCTTTCACAGTAGGTAATGGTGCTTCCAGAGCATAGGATCTAGGTTTGCCTGACTCCTCAGGCTCAAGGCCCGCTGGAAGTATCCGCAGCTTCATTCTTAATTTTCGGCGCGCTATTGCTGCCATTCGTCGTAGAATTGCTGTTGTTCCCGCTGTTCTGCTCATCTGTAGAAGTGTCTTCTGTTCTATTGAATACTTCTTGGACATAAGCTTTGAGCTCTTCATCACTCTTGACGCCCAGCACTTCAGCTCCACCGACATTTTTCTCGATTAGCAGGCTCATTGGCGGAATTTGCTCACTGGCAATCATTTTGCTGGAATAGCCAAGGTTGGCCAACTTCCACATATCGTTAATCGTCAGGTTCGTATCGATATAAGGATTGACTTTCTCCAGAATAGCCGGCAGTTTGAGCAAGGAGGTCGTCGAGATCATCTTGTTGGCCACGGCCGTCAAGAAATTACGCTGACGTTCTGTACGGCTGTAGTCCGAGAGAGCATCATGCCGGAAACGGACGTATTGCAGCGCAGTCTTGCCATCCAGATGCTGCTGTCCTTGCTTCAAATCGATATCGTACTCATGATTATCCGCTTTGCTCGTATAATGCATATCCTT
The window above is part of the Paenibacillus lutimineralis genome. Proteins encoded here:
- a CDS encoding carbohydrate ABC transporter permease, giving the protein MEESVISPGNMVKGPQKELKKVRRTSNWKKYMWGYLFLVPAIVIFIVFLWVPIFKGIVYSFYNVDFVKGNSFVGLDNYAKIFHNPDLWLSVKNTLYFMFLTLVIGFWVPIVAAIAISELKFFQGFARIAAYLPFVVPGVVLYGMWRWMYDPVGPINALLGLFGVEPISFISDGRFSMISIVFMETWQQFGSAMLIYLAGVLSIPRDWYEAAEIDGAGVWSRIKYITLPSMRSLIVLMLILQVIGTSQAYQSQLALLDGGPNKATLTYALFTVKYAFTQLDYGAGTALGVLMFIVLGILGVIQFKMNREDY
- a CDS encoding carbohydrate ABC transporter permease, with protein sequence MERGILSPSDLKKPVNKIVYGIMVLGIAIMAVTMLYPILMTMFNGLKSNPEINTFPPKFFPTTWHWENFSKGWNYIALPVFLKNTVFIFLGNLLMTIMVLGLAAFSISRIRVPYSRVIYFFILLTLFIPATSYMIPNFVNLKQLGLLNSYWAFWLPAGANAYYFLLMKNFFDGIHPEIFEAARIDGASELTSYLRIAIPLSVPIFATLSIFIFSTAWNDWFWPSLVMHTEDKYTLATAIYKYVINARSLDSSIKFSILFMVMIPPIFVFLGFQKFIVRSVSLTAVKG
- a CDS encoding ABC transporter substrate-binding protein codes for the protein MRKFSAVLMCLMLLGSLLAACGGKNNASDQANNGGANTPSNTGGTNTATDEPKDDITQRKVTLKIHYPLPDETTLRAQEDDKIARFQAMYPNVTITKDDWQYDINEIGVKMASNEAPTFYNTWATEANFLVERGWVADITDLWNNWEYKDEINPVIQNQFIVDGKVFGITQNGYITSTVVNKKILDDKGAAIPALDWTWDDMYNTAKAVADPKKGISGIAPMGKGNEAGWNWTNFLFEAGGDIENNVDGKVTAVFNTDAGVKALDFYKKLKWEANAIPQDWALGWGDAISSFQQGRTGMVIAGAFDVVQAALNEGGMKPEDVLVYPMPAAEAGGKHYGILGGNYLVINPNATKDEQEMAFRYITFDYFSDGSLKAVEDTINARKAEGKYYVPTPLEYFKDDSEYAGKIQAIYDKYDNVYKYDPNLFSLLEGKPEAQFGTQDYYATMSNVVQESFSKKDTDSKKQLDVAAQYVQENYFDKIEAK
- a CDS encoding glutamate-1-semialdehyde 2,1-aminomutase, which codes for MNRKQSEVLYEEALQHIVGGVNSPSRSFKAVGGGAPVFMKKAEGAYFWDVDGNRYVDYLAAYGPIITGHAHPHVTKAITEAAANGTLYGTPTELEIQLAVMLKEAIPSMDKVRFVNSGTEAVMTTIRVARAYTGRNKIIKFAGCYHGHSDLVLVAAGSGPSTLGIPDSAGIPTSIAHEVITVPFNDTTGLQEALEKWGDDVAAVMIEPIVGNFGMVMPKPGFLEDVCRLTHEYGALVIYDEVITAFRFHYGSAQTYAGLDNHDAIKPDLTALGKIIGGGLPIGAYGGSKEIMEKVAPLGPAYQAGTMAGNPASISAGIACLEVLQDPKVYEEMNRLTVKLTDGLAESAKRHGVPLTINRIRGSFSTHFCDHPVTNYDEAQDTDGEAFAAFFRAMLNRGVNLAPSKFEAWFLTTAHTEADIDFTLEAAEASFKEISGK
- a CDS encoding LCP family protein, giving the protein MTKRTKRTILWSLLAVLVIVVGFLAYYFTAIYNQVDHFQKTGEDSPFYQVKPTETTKTPEPPKWEGTDRVNILLMGVDARGLKKGEIPRSDTMLVASLDPVTKRGYLFSIMRDTYVKVPEYGMNRINTAITHGPNTAMKTVSDLLGIPIQYYVYTDFQGFIELVDAIGGVDFYVEKDMHYTSKADNHEYDIDLKQGQQHLDGKTALQYVRFRHDALSDYSRTERQRNFLTAVANKMISTTSLLKLPAILEKVNPYIDTNLTINDMWKLANLGYSSKMIASEQIPPMSLLIEKNVGGAEVLGVKSDEELKAYVQEVFNRTEDTSTDEQNSGNNSNSTTNGSNSAPKIKNEAADTSSGP